AAGCGGACCCAGGTCTGCATCTGCCGGCCGATCTTGCCAGGCGCCGACGGCCGCTCGTACAAAGTCGAGGCGGTAGCGAAGTCGCGGCCATAGGTGGTGATCGACGTCTTCGAAAGAGTGCGTCCGAGTCCAACCGGCGAGCGCGCGGCGCGGAACGCCTTGATGGCCTCGTAACCGTACAGCACTTCTGTCACGCCATAGCGCACGGTGCGCGGATCGTCGCGAAACAACTCGTCGAGCTTGGCGACGTCGTTGTTGACCAGCGCCTGTTCATAGGCCTCGAAGGCCTGGCGCACCTCGGCGACGACTTCCGGGATGTCGATTTCGGGCATTTATTGTTCTCGCTTTTTTTGCTCAGCCGTT
The Pseudolabrys sp. FHR47 genome window above contains:
- the hpxZ gene encoding oxalurate catabolism protein HpxZ; translation: MPEIDIPEVVAEVRQAFEAYEQALVNNDVAKLDELFRDDPRTVRYGVTEVLYGYEAIKAFRAARSPVGLGRTLSKTSITTYGRDFATASTLYERPSAPGKIGRQMQTWVRFPEGWRVVAAHVSLMDPPKS